A single genomic interval of Pomacea canaliculata isolate SZHN2017 linkage group LG5, ASM307304v1, whole genome shotgun sequence harbors:
- the LOC112565188 gene encoding helicase POLQ-like: protein MEIETASADDLNNSDAWMAEVNLSAVAEEFERNMSGIHSADLAKTDGEYQTKSVSDSCMSVQEIHLQERFNFNLKKDVLIDTKSVRTSTLSKNSSAVSSSKTLRTSSPLNVSSEMLCNKDNLLDLSSQDDLFEDSALGQTDLSTDGQSDYIQTPPGKEFDHSVFANHIGASEDFINTANKQSQCNFSDCACPSSAVLDSTRPAVTHNPFIQSDPLTSLKNRMKERLLTNATADKPLQNTLQELRNESISRAQLEASQIRREISSQDVGPFFGLPTKVQELLATNRKIMKLYEWQEHCLQLPAVYKGGNLIYTLPTSGGKTLVAEILILRQLLCRKKDAIMILPYVSIVQEKVRILSEFATELGFLVEEYAGSKGRFPPTKRQVKHSLYITTIEKGQSLVNCLLEAERLNEIGLVVVDELHMIGEGGSRGAVMESTLLKLLYGTNEPPQIIGMSATLNNIADLCKFLKAEVFCSDFRPVALTEYVKVEVNLFKVDNTALVPDDRLQHDRFLTFTQTLDAKKVDPDQLLDLVLEIIPDKSCLLFCPTKKNCENVVQMLATLIRKHHQKHADINKEQRRALLQELKMDGGGKVCPTLCRTIPYGLAYHHSGLTTDERRVIENAYSDGILCLLTCTSTLAAGVNLPAKRVILRSPFVGADFMKHSQYKQMTGRAGRAGIDSSGESILIAKNSDMPKVLEMLSGPQDICHSSLMCDNGKGLRCLILSLIGLKIVNTIESILMVISQSLLAIQASTLGVDVTLATRNALQNLLDEGLVIQKNVSQCMRSQGKKGTEHQTKTPALNPTNVLGDIPPEDISQSSMRKSQNSTPCLLKEIICFQNSPEERKTAGEPIGDDQSETAQAKRQRMSESQDAVLEPGLDIAGSGFLGIQTTKHSQSNQVCHEDGHLTKMKDPCAEKKINIVAEQTRLSDLVIEVTGLGKATFKGSVDLQCGGRLYQDLKHGEQSLVLVNYLHLMFLVTPYEMARDVSPHWMIYLDQYSRLSPDEIKVANLIGVPESYLIKKATAQACRQKVDVLTIQRFFLTLMLYDLWRQVSIWDVAERYQQPRGFVQNLLSSTASFASCVLRFCQELPEFWPYQELLGNFVRNLAYCVSMELIPLMEVPGIKLGRAKQLYSAGYQTQQALASADPRELVARVKFLTHKAARQLVSAAKVLLEEKAEALLEKVQELVPLPLLNLESTSMGISNAYPVTALENEDTRVPQTR, encoded by the exons ATGGAGATAGAAACAGCATCTGCAGATGACCTTAACAACAGTGATGCCTGGATGGCAGAAGTCAATCTGTCAGCAGTGGCTGAAGAATTTGAGAGAAATATGTCTGGAATTCACTCAGCTGATTTGGCCAAAACAGATGGAGAGTATCAGACTAAAAGTGTCTCAGACTCTTGCATGTCAGTGCAAGAGATTCATTTACAGGAGAGGTTCAATTTCAACTTGAAGAAAGATGTGCTGATTGATACTAAATCTGTCAGAACATCAACACTTTCAAAAAACTCAAGTGCAGTTTCATCGTCTAAAACATTAAGAACATCTAGCCCACTGAATGTCAGCTCTGAAATGTTATGCAATAAGGATAATCTGCTTGATCTTTCAAGCCAAGATGATTTATTTGAAGATTCAGCACTGGGACAGACAGATCTGTCAACTGATGGCCAGAGTGACTACATTCAGACACCACCAGGCAAAGAGTTTGATCATTCGGTCTTTGCTAATCACATAGGTGCTTCAGAAGACTTTATAAACACTGCAAATAAACAATCCCAATGTAACTTCTCAGATTGTGCCTGTCCTAGCTCAGCTGTTTTGGATTCCACGAGACCTGCAGTAACACATAATCCTTTTATACAGTCTGATCCATTGACAAGCCTGAAAAACAGGATGAAAGAGAGATTGCTTACAAATGCTACTGCTGACAAACCTCTTCAAAATACACTGCAGGAACTCAGAAATGAGAGCATTTCCAGGGCACAGCTTGAAGCTTCTCAGATAAGGCGTGAAATATCCAGCCAAGATGTTGGTCCCTTCTTTGGCCTCCCTACTAAAGTGCAAGAGTTACTAGCTACTAACCGCAAAATCATGAAGTTGTATG aaTGGCAAGAGCATTGTTTGCAACTGCCAGCAGTTTACAAGGGAGGTAACCTTATCTACACATTGCCAACAAGTGGTGGGAAAACATTAGTTGCTGAGATTCTCATTTTGAGACAACTGTTGTGCAGAAAGAAGGATGCTATAATGATCCTTCCATATGTGTCAATAGTACAGGAAAAG GTGCGTATTCTCTCAGAGTTTGCAACAGAACTAGGCTTCCTTGTAGAAGAGTATGCAGGTAGCAAAGGACGATTCCCACCAACCAAACGGCAAGTCAAACACAGCCTGTACATCACAACTATAGAGAAAGGGCAGTCACTGGTCAACTGTCTGCTGGAAGCTGAACGTTTAAATGAGATAgggcttgttgttgttgatgag CTGCATATGATTGGAGAGGGTGGAAGCAGAGGAGCTGTAATGGAGTCCACACTGCTGAAACTTTTATATGGAACAAATG AACCACCACAGATAATTGGGATGAGTGCTACCCTGAACAACATTGCAGATCTTTGCAAGTTCTTGAAGGCAGAAGTTTTTTGCAGTGATTTTAGACCG GTTGCCTTGACAGAGTATGTGAAGGTGGAGGTTAATTTGTTCAAAGTTGACAACACTGCTTTAGTACCTGATGACAGGCTTCAACATGACAGATTTCTCACATTCACT CAAACACTAGATGCCAAAAAGGTTGACCCTGACCAGCTGCTGGACCTGGTACTAGAAATAATTCCTGATAAGTCTTGCTTGCTCTTCTGCCCAACCAAGAAGAACTGTGAAAATGTGGTCCAGATGCTAGCTACACTCATTCGCAAGCACCATCA AAAGCATGCTGACATTAATAAAGAACAGCGCAGGGCCTTGTTGCAAGAGCTCAAGATGGATGGAGGAGGCAAGGTTTGCCCCACTTTATGTCGAACCATCCCCTATGGGCTAGCTTATCACCACAGTGGCCTTACTACTGATGAGAGACGTGTCATTGAAAATGCTTACTCTGATGGCATTCTTTGCCTTCTGACATGCACATCTACACTTGCTGCAGGAGTGAACTTACCAGCAAAAAG GGTAATCCTTCGAAGCCCATTTGTGGGAGCAGACTTTATGAAGCACAGCCAGTATAAACAGATGACTGGCAGGGCAGGAAGAGCAGGAATAGACTCCTCTGGAGAGAGTATTCTTATTGCCAAGAATTCTGACATGCCCAAG gttctGGAAATGTTGTCAGGCCCACAAGACATATGTCACAGCAGCCTCATGTGTGACAATGGGAAGGGACTACGCtgtcttattctctctcttattGGCCTGAAG ATAGTAAACACCATCGAGAGCATACTAATGGTTATCAGCCAGTCTCTTCTTGCTATTCAAGCTTCGACCCTGGGTGTAGATGTTACTCTGGCCACACGAAATGCTCTTCAAAATCTGTTGGATGAGGGTCTTGTCATACAGAAGAATGTGTCTCAGTGCATGCGGTcacaaggaaagaaaggaacagAGCATCAGACAAAGACACCAGCCTTGAATCCAACCAATGTTCTTGGTGATATTCCTCCAGAAGACATTTCTCAGAGTTCAATGAGAAAAAGCCAGAATTCGACACCGTGCTTGCTCAAAGaaatcatttgttttcagaattcaccagaagaaagaaaaactgctggTGAACCAATAGGAGATGATCAAAGCGAGACAGCTCAGGCCAAAAGGCAAAGGATGTCAGAAAGTCAGGATGCTGTGTTAGAGCCAGGCTTAGACATTGCAGGTTCTGGCTTTTTAGGCATTCAGACCACAAAGCACTCACAGAGCAACCAAGTTTGTCATGAAGATGGACACCTAACAAAGATGAAGGATCCAtgtgctgagaaaaagataaatattgttGCTGAACAAACCAGATTAAGTGATCTTGTAATTGAGGTCACTGGGCTAGGAAAAGCAACTTTCAAAG GTTCTGTGGACTTACAATGTGGAGGTCGATTGTACCAAGATCTCAAACACGGGGAACAGTCACTTGTGCTAGTCAACTATCTGCATTTGATGTTTCTTGTCACACCTTATGAGATGGCAAGAGATGTTTCCCCTCACTGGATGATCTACCTTGACCAG taCAGCAGATTGTCACCAGACGAAATAAAAGTAGCCAATCTGATTGGAGTACCAGAAAGCTACCTTATTAAAAAAGCTACAGCACAGGCATGTCGACAG AAAGTTGATGTCTTAACCATACAGCGGTTTTTTCTTACACTAATGCTGTATGACCTCTGGCGACAAGTTTCCATTTGGGATGTAGCTGAGCGATATCAGCAGCCAAGAGGTTTTGTCCAGAATCTGCTGTCTTCAACAGCTAGCTTTGCATCTTGTGTTCTCCGGTTCTGTCAG GAGTTACCTGAGTTCTGGCCTTATCAAGAACTTCTTGGAAATTTTGTCCGAAATTTAGCATACTGTGTTAGTATGGAGCTTATTCCATTGATGGAAGTACCTGGTATCAAACTG GGAAGGGCTAAACAGCTATACAGTGCTGGATATCAGACACAGCAAGCCCTGGCATCTGCGGATCCCCGAGAACTTGTGGCCCGAGTGAAATTCCTGACCCATAAAGCAGCTCGTCAGCTTGTCTCAGCTGCCAAG GTTCTTTTGGAGGAGAAAGCAGAAGCTTTGCTGGAGAAAGTTCAGGAGCTTGTGCCTTTACCACTTCTCAATCTAGAGAGCACTTCAATGGGAATAAGTAATGCCTATCCTGTCACGGCGCTAGAGAATGAAGACACCAGAGTCCCTCAGACCAGATAA